In a single window of the Acidobacteriota bacterium genome:
- the epsI gene encoding EpsI family protein translates to MTEHRGDKNGIIGTAAIFAAVVVLYAGVLIKLARDWYTDENYSHGLLVPFVIGLIVWLGRDELKKAAGTPNTFVGIGLVSAGLVFLFGGTLGSELFTQRISLVLLLAGIVAFLSGGQMLKLLLVPVALLLLAIPIPQIAFNKIAFPLQIWASQIAVWGIRLINVPTLRKGNVIDILPQGSTQTISLEVVEACSGIRSLMTLVTLALVLAFFTRSANDSSFLRLRRNDAIRTVLLMSAAVPIAVLTNSARVTATGLGSYYYGKQATSPFWHDASGWAVYAVALLLLFAVNIGLKRLLGNGPQNFEDPPPTASPTSSLRHAVALTLILVVSSAAINWFSFRSEASVERRDLTEFPSVLGEWQQRGAEFKFSEATEKILKASDYTMREYMLAEQGRVANIYVGYFASQRTGAAVHSPQNCLPGAGWVLSDPGIVTVTPKNGPPFEANRYVIENGIYREVMLYWYQGRGRTETSEYRDKLNTVVDSIAKRRTDGALVRVMTTIGNDEAAADLAVLELSARVADQLVPFIPE, encoded by the coding sequence ATGACGGAGCACAGAGGCGACAAAAACGGCATCATTGGAACCGCGGCGATATTTGCCGCGGTCGTCGTGCTTTATGCGGGCGTTCTGATCAAATTGGCCCGTGATTGGTATACAGACGAGAACTACTCGCACGGGCTGCTGGTGCCTTTTGTTATCGGGCTGATTGTGTGGCTCGGCAGGGATGAACTGAAAAAGGCAGCCGGCACGCCAAATACTTTTGTCGGGATCGGCCTGGTCTCAGCAGGCCTGGTATTCCTCTTCGGCGGAACGCTCGGATCCGAACTCTTCACACAACGTATCTCGCTCGTCCTGTTGTTAGCCGGCATCGTTGCATTTCTTTCGGGCGGGCAAATGCTGAAGCTGCTTTTGGTCCCGGTCGCGTTGCTGCTGCTTGCGATACCGATCCCGCAGATCGCCTTCAACAAGATCGCATTCCCGCTGCAGATATGGGCATCACAGATCGCCGTTTGGGGCATACGCCTTATTAATGTTCCGACGCTGCGAAAGGGCAATGTCATTGACATTTTGCCGCAAGGCTCAACACAGACAATTTCGCTCGAGGTGGTCGAAGCATGTAGCGGAATCAGGTCGCTGATGACGCTGGTGACTCTGGCACTCGTATTGGCGTTCTTCACCCGAAGCGCCAACGATAGCAGCTTTCTGCGGCTGCGGAGAAATGACGCGATCAGGACCGTCCTATTGATGAGCGCAGCCGTCCCGATCGCTGTATTGACCAATTCGGCACGCGTGACGGCGACGGGCCTCGGTTCCTACTATTACGGCAAACAGGCGACGAGCCCTTTTTGGCACGATGCGTCCGGGTGGGCGGTTTATGCTGTCGCCCTTTTGCTCCTGTTCGCCGTAAATATCGGCCTGAAGCGTCTTTTGGGTAACGGGCCCCAAAACTTTGAAGACCCGCCGCCGACAGCTTCACCGACTTCTTCATTGCGGCACGCCGTCGCCCTTACGCTGATCCTTGTCGTTTCCAGTGCCGCGATAAATTGGTTCTCGTTCCGAAGCGAGGCATCGGTCGAAAGACGAGATCTGACCGAATTTCCGTCGGTTCTCGGCGAATGGCAGCAGCGTGGCGCGGAGTTCAAGTTCAGCGAAGCCACAGAAAAGATCCTCAAAGCTTCCGACTATACGATGCGCGAATACATGCTTGCCGAACAGGGCCGCGTTGCGAACATTTATGTCGGCTACTTCGCGTCGCAGCGGACAGGCGCCGCGGTACACAGCCCGCAAAACTGCCTTCCCGGTGCCGGTTGGGTACTCAGCGATCCCGGCATCGTTACCGTCACTCCAAAGAACGGCCCGCCGTTCGAGGCTAACCGATACGTCATAGAGAACGGAATATACAGAGAAGTGATGCTGTATTGGTACCAAGGCCGCGGCCGAACCGAGACAAGTGAATATCGGGACAAGCTAAATACTGTGGTGGACAGCATTGCCAAACGACGCACCGACGGTGCGCTCGTCCGCGTCATGACGACCATCGGCAATGACGAGGCCGCAGCCGACCTTGCAGTGCTTGAGCTTTCCGCACGGGTTGCGGATCAGTTGGTCCCTTTCATTCCCGAGTAG
- a CDS encoding polyprenyl synthetase family protein, giving the protein MADAAEFIVEIGALIDAALDELLPSSDVSPVRLHQAMRWSIFAGGKRIRPAILFAAGRTFGVDDRGLIRTAAAVEMIHTYSLIHDDLPAMDDDDLRRGRASCHKQFDEATAILAGDVLQTIAFKAIAYDELLPPETRVRLIQLLSDAAGTPGGMAAGQQLDLEAEGSDASIEEISEIHNMKTGSLICASAVAGAVIAGANDEETATIGSFGEKLGLLFQITDDILDATQSTETLGKTAGKDAAAAKATFASYYGIDRASEMAADLLADVRATLIPLDRETDLLERIADMVMHRVS; this is encoded by the coding sequence ATGGCTGATGCGGCGGAATTCATAGTCGAGATAGGAGCATTGATAGACGCTGCCTTGGACGAGCTTTTGCCGTCGTCCGATGTGTCGCCTGTTCGGCTGCACCAAGCGATGCGATGGAGTATTTTCGCCGGCGGCAAACGCATCAGACCCGCCATTTTGTTCGCTGCAGGGCGTACATTCGGGGTCGATGACCGCGGTCTGATACGAACTGCCGCCGCCGTCGAGATGATCCACACATATTCGCTTATCCACGACGATCTGCCAGCAATGGATGACGACGATCTGCGTCGCGGACGTGCCTCCTGTCATAAACAATTTGACGAAGCGACCGCGATACTTGCGGGAGACGTTCTACAGACCATTGCATTCAAGGCCATCGCGTATGACGAATTGCTGCCGCCGGAAACGCGGGTTCGTCTGATCCAACTGTTGTCAGACGCTGCCGGAACGCCTGGCGGAATGGCCGCCGGACAGCAGCTCGATCTGGAAGCCGAGGGCTCTGACGCTTCTATCGAGGAGATCAGCGAGATACATAATATGAAGACAGGGTCGCTGATCTGTGCATCGGCGGTTGCCGGGGCGGTGATCGCGGGAGCAAATGATGAGGAGACAGCCACGATCGGGAGCTTTGGTGAGAAACTCGGACTGCTTTTCCAGATAACCGACGACATTTTGGACGCCACGCAAAGCACGGAAACACTTGGCAAGACGGCAGGCAAAGATGCCGCCGCTGCAAAGGCCACCTTTGCTTCATATTACGGAATAGACAGGGCTTCGGAGATGGCAGCCGACCTTCTGGCCGATGTACGAGCTACACTTATCCCGCTCGACCGAGAAACCGACCTGCTCGAACGCATTGCCGATATGGTGATGCATCGCGTCAGCTAG
- a CDS encoding adenosylcobalamin-dependent ribonucleoside-diphosphate reductase yields MSTVLESAISSYLENNGVGNGAGTAAAREIKPLGLNAQKVVSKRYSLKDAKGEALETWDDIVRRVVGHVSTAEKALETQRAFYNAMSAVMLARDFVPNTPCLVNAGKPKGQLAACFVLNVPDSIEGIMEHASNVAIIHQTGGGTGMSYEFLRPAGSMVNSTRGVASGPVSFMNIVNQTTEVVKQGGVRRGANMGILAVSHPDILRFIHAKNDQTSLTNFNISVTVTDLFMDAVESGTWFQTEFKGEPWTQAVFDPVTGHDYGLYRRPDGSVVTFADKLAFETADLSDCIIEEPPMPGMVFAPDIWNRIAASAHKYAEPGIIFIDEVNRNNHMMASMGPIYACNPCGEQMLHFNNSCNLGSIDVAKFYKKSDSGEGFVDWERLSYVTHLSTRFLDNVVDAGHFPLPEIDDVVKRTRPVGLGIMGFADLCLKLGVVYGSEESLSLMQKVMGFIRRESWLASLSLGQEKGVFPEFEANRKAYETFLYDEIGVPRDIPLTPRNYEVTTIAPTGTISLVAETSSGIEPNFSWAYVRQDTLGTRTYVHPLAAEALGLDVDHSDEDSIKAAAEYVVEHMSELPKEFISAMDISSIEHVRVLAAAQKHVDNSISKTCNGAAADTVESVDELYKLARKLGCKAVSYYRDGSREGQVLNAMKSEAKKEENVGGPAIDEAPFVAYPEPKNLNSSPTPERVERPRELQGSTWRIPFEGQNLYVTVNHDGERILEIFVAGPISAGVGLLASKMLRGGFDAHDVARSLNKVTSTHAVWFNERLLTSPEQAVAECIFLVHRRLNGMPESERAQKHSNANEMRMSSIISECPECRGQLEHASGCETCRDCGYSKCK; encoded by the coding sequence ATGAGTACAGTCCTGGAATCGGCGATATCCTCTTATCTTGAAAACAACGGCGTCGGAAACGGAGCAGGGACCGCAGCGGCGCGCGAAATAAAACCGTTGGGCTTGAATGCTCAAAAGGTCGTCAGCAAAAGATATTCGCTGAAGGATGCCAAAGGCGAAGCTCTTGAAACGTGGGATGATATCGTCCGCCGCGTTGTCGGTCATGTTTCAACTGCAGAGAAAGCACTTGAAACTCAACGTGCTTTCTACAACGCGATGTCTGCGGTCATGCTTGCCCGCGATTTCGTCCCCAATACACCATGCCTCGTCAACGCCGGCAAGCCAAAAGGCCAGCTTGCCGCTTGTTTTGTTCTTAATGTTCCCGATTCGATCGAGGGCATAATGGAACACGCCAGCAATGTCGCGATTATTCACCAAACGGGCGGCGGCACCGGCATGTCCTATGAATTCCTGCGTCCTGCCGGATCGATGGTCAATTCGACACGCGGTGTGGCCTCTGGTCCCGTCAGCTTCATGAACATCGTCAATCAGACGACCGAGGTCGTTAAACAGGGCGGTGTCCGCCGAGGTGCCAACATGGGCATTTTGGCAGTATCGCATCCTGACATTCTGCGGTTCATTCACGCCAAGAACGACCAGACCAGCCTGACGAATTTCAATATTTCGGTGACCGTAACGGACCTATTCATGGACGCGGTCGAAAGCGGCACATGGTTTCAGACGGAGTTCAAAGGCGAACCTTGGACGCAAGCCGTCTTCGATCCTGTTACCGGACATGACTACGGCCTCTACAGACGTCCGGACGGCTCGGTGGTGACATTCGCCGACAAACTCGCATTCGAGACCGCGGACCTCAGCGACTGCATCATCGAAGAACCGCCGATGCCGGGAATGGTGTTTGCACCGGACATCTGGAACCGAATAGCCGCTTCGGCCCACAAATATGCGGAGCCGGGAATAATTTTTATCGACGAGGTCAACCGCAACAATCATATGATGGCCTCGATGGGGCCGATCTATGCCTGCAACCCCTGCGGCGAGCAGATGCTGCACTTCAACAACTCTTGCAATCTTGGCTCTATAGACGTCGCGAAATTTTATAAGAAGAGTGATTCGGGCGAGGGATTTGTCGATTGGGAACGGCTTTCCTACGTCACTCACTTAAGCACCAGATTTCTTGACAATGTCGTCGACGCAGGACATTTTCCGCTGCCTGAGATCGACGATGTCGTTAAACGAACGCGGCCGGTCGGACTCGGGATAATGGGCTTTGCGGACCTTTGCCTTAAGCTCGGGGTCGTATACGGCAGCGAGGAGTCGCTCAGTTTGATGCAGAAGGTCATGGGCTTCATACGCCGTGAATCGTGGCTCGCTTCGTTGAGTTTGGGACAGGAAAAAGGCGTGTTCCCCGAGTTCGAAGCAAACCGAAAGGCTTACGAGACCTTCCTCTACGATGAGATCGGAGTTCCCCGCGACATTCCGCTTACGCCGAGGAATTACGAGGTGACGACCATCGCCCCGACGGGCACGATATCGCTCGTTGCCGAAACATCATCGGGCATCGAGCCCAATTTCTCATGGGCCTATGTCAGACAGGACACTCTGGGCACGCGAACCTACGTACATCCACTAGCTGCTGAGGCACTTGGCCTTGACGTCGACCATTCCGACGAAGATTCGATAAAGGCCGCCGCCGAGTATGTTGTAGAACATATGTCAGAACTCCCGAAAGAGTTCATCTCCGCGATGGATATCAGTTCGATAGAACACGTTCGAGTATTGGCCGCGGCGCAGAAACATGTTGATAATTCAATATCAAAAACCTGCAACGGTGCGGCGGCCGACACGGTCGAATCAGTTGATGAACTGTACAAGCTGGCACGAAAGCTAGGCTGCAAAGCGGTCAGCTATTACCGCGACGGCAGCCGCGAGGGCCAGGTACTGAACGCCATGAAGTCGGAGGCAAAGAAAGAGGAGAATGTGGGGGGCCCGGCGATCGATGAGGCTCCTTTCGTGGCTTATCCGGAACCTAAGAATCTCAATTCCTCACCGACTCCGGAAAGGGTCGAACGCCCGCGGGAGCTTCAGGGCTCGACGTGGCGTATACCTTTCGAGGGGCAAAATCTTTATGTGACGGTCAATCACGACGGCGAGCGAATTTTGGAGATATTCGTTGCGGGCCCGATCAGTGCCGGCGTGGGACTGCTTGCTTCAAAGATGCTCCGCGGCGGTTTTGATGCGCATGACGTAGCTCGCAGCCTGAACAAGGTCACATCGACGCACGCAGTTTGGTTCAACGAACGGCTTCTAACGTCGCCGGAACAGGCGGTCGCAGAGTGCATTTTCCTGGTTCACCGCAGACTGAACGGAATGCCTGAGTCGGAGCGGGCTCAGAAACACTCGAATGCAAATGAAATGAGAATGTCCTCGATCATCAGCGAATGCCCGGAATGCCGGGGACAGCTCGAACATGCTTCCGGATGCGAAACGTGCCGCGACTGCGGATATTCGAAATGTAAATGA